A single genomic interval of Sinorhizobium garamanticum harbors:
- a CDS encoding P-II family nitrogen regulator, translating to MGNQMKIVMAIIKPFKLDEVREALTQVGIQGLTVTEVKGYGRQKGHTEIYRGTEYAVSFLPKLKVEIAVPSEIVDKAVDAIASAAKTGQIGDGKIFVYTIDHAVRIRTGETDTEAL from the coding sequence ATGGGAAACCAGATGAAAATTGTGATGGCCATTATCAAGCCGTTCAAGCTCGATGAGGTTCGTGAAGCCCTCACTCAAGTTGGCATCCAGGGGCTGACCGTGACCGAAGTGAAAGGCTACGGCCGCCAGAAGGGGCACACCGAAATTTACCGCGGCACCGAATACGCCGTGAGCTTCCTGCCGAAGCTCAAGGTCGAGATCGCTGTGCCGTCGGAGATCGTCGACAAGGCCGTCGACGCAATCGCCTCTGCCGCCAAGACCGGCCAGATCGGCGACGGCAAGATCTTTGTCTACACGATCGACCATGCCGTGCGCATCCGCACCGGCGAAACCGACACAGAAGCGTTGTAA
- the tesB gene encoding acyl-CoA thioesterase II, with translation MSRLAETATPMDALLAILDLEKLEENLFRGLSPQVGWQRVFGGQVIGQALVAAQRTVDEGRFVHSLHAYFMRPGDPSVPIIYDVDRIRDGSSFATRRVVAIQHGKAIFSMSASFQYDEDGFDHQFEMPKVAMPETLPGEQELKEKFLIHAPEAIRRYWERPRPIEIRPVSLEHYFSRDKLQPTQDVWVKAVGTVPDERHLQAAVLAYLSDMTLLDTSLYAHGTSVFDRNLQVASLDHAMWFHRPSKMDDWLLYTQDSPSAHGARGMTRGSLFDRSGVLIASVAQEGLIRKKATE, from the coding sequence ATGTCGCGCCTTGCCGAAACCGCCACGCCCATGGATGCGCTCCTTGCGATACTCGACCTCGAGAAACTGGAGGAGAACCTGTTTCGCGGCTTGAGCCCCCAGGTCGGCTGGCAACGGGTCTTCGGCGGACAGGTGATCGGCCAAGCGCTGGTGGCGGCGCAACGCACCGTCGACGAGGGCCGCTTTGTGCACTCGCTGCACGCCTATTTCATGCGGCCGGGCGATCCATCGGTGCCGATCATCTACGACGTCGATCGTATCCGCGACGGTTCGAGCTTTGCCACCCGGCGGGTCGTGGCGATCCAGCACGGCAAGGCGATCTTCTCGATGTCGGCTTCCTTCCAATACGACGAGGACGGTTTCGACCATCAGTTCGAGATGCCGAAGGTGGCGATGCCTGAAACATTGCCGGGCGAGCAGGAGCTCAAGGAAAAGTTTCTCATCCATGCACCCGAGGCAATCCGCCGTTATTGGGAACGGCCACGGCCGATCGAGATCCGCCCGGTATCGCTTGAGCACTATTTCTCGCGCGACAAGCTGCAGCCGACGCAGGACGTGTGGGTGAAGGCCGTCGGCACCGTGCCGGACGAGCGCCATCTGCAGGCAGCCGTGCTCGCTTATCTCTCGGACATGACTCTGCTCGACACCTCCCTCTATGCCCACGGCACCTCCGTCTTCGACCGCAACCTGCAGGTCGCCAGTCTCGACCATGCCATGTGGTTCCACCGCCCCTCGAAGATGGATGATTGGCTGCTTTACACCCAGGACAGCCCGAGTGCGCATGGCGCACGCGGCATGACGCGCGGCAGCCTGTTCGACCGCTCAGGGGTGCTGATTGCCTCCGTGGCGCAGGAAGGATTGATCCGCAAAAAGGCAACTGAATAA